In one Lolium rigidum isolate FL_2022 chromosome 3, APGP_CSIRO_Lrig_0.1, whole genome shotgun sequence genomic region, the following are encoded:
- the LOC124695779 gene encoding neurogenic locus notch homolog protein 1-like — MPSSSLNSIDNNRPHTEEQRPTGSSASGLLAERSHCRVGNQETKMRRFAGGAAALVLLLSVTTARVAVADFFSPLSPLLAPVMGSLCKAVACGKGNCTVTSGLPGYRCDCDPGWTQMHVGDDLRFLPCVIPNCTIDRSCSNDTSAPSPAPSPKNFSLSADPCELAYCGSGGTCKNGTGLSYHCECKEGFSNVLNMTTMPCFHECSYGANCAALGILPSSNSTSAAPPAGSASVSNNCNAHAPGLVSRQILLSLLILALVAMMGQAT; from the exons ATAACAACCGCCCACACACGGAGGAGCAGAGACCAACGGGCAGCAGCGCTAGTGGTCTACTCGCAGAGCGGAGTCACTGCAGAGTCGGAAATCAAGAAACCAAGATGAGACggttcgccggcggcgccgccgcgttgGTGCTGCTCCTCTCGGTCACTACCGCCAGGGTTGCCGTCGCCGACTTCTTCTCCCCTCTCAGCCCCCTCCTCGCCCCCGTCATGG GTTCGCTATGCAAGGCGGTGGCTTGCGGGAAGGGGAACTGCACGGTGACTTCGGGGTTGCCGGGGTACAGGTGCGACTGCGACCCCGGGTGGACGCAGATGCACGTCGGCGACGACCTCAGGTTCCTGCCCTGCGTCATCCCCAACT GTACCATAGATCGCTCATGTTCTAATGACACTTCGGCACCATCACCAGCGCCTTCGCCCAAAAATTTCTCCCTCTCAGCAGACC CTTGTGAGTTAGCTTATTGTGGCTCCGGGGGCACATGCAAGAACGGCACGGGACTCAGCTACCACTGCGAGTGCAAGGAGGGCTTCAGCAATGTTCTGAACATGACCACAATGCCTTGCTTTCACGAAT GTTCTTATGGAGCAAATTGCGCGGCCCTTGGGATCCTCCCATCCTCAAACTCCACTTCTGCAGCACCACCAGCTGGCTCCGCAAGCGTTTCTAACAACTGCAATGCGCATGCTCCAG GATTGGTTTCGCGGCAAATTCTACTTTCTCTGCTGATATTGGCATTAGTGGCGATGATGGGTCAGGCGACATGA